Proteins encoded within one genomic window of Candidatus Brevundimonas colombiensis:
- a CDS encoding ChrR family anti-sigma-E factor, producing the protein MNARRNPSEERLLAYASGALSAPEAVVVAAHLALRPANDAWVRELQAVGGAFLDDASPAALSPDALAHALARIETDAGAVRSPAPLNDMPELPEPLRRYALGPWRWIGLGMRVRDVHAPRDGDCRVILLRIEPGRETPKHTHGGVELTCVISGAYATETQRFDVGDLEEANDDVLHQPRVVSDEACLCVVALDGQIKLDGWLGRLMQPFVRL; encoded by the coding sequence ATGAACGCGCGCCGCAATCCGTCCGAAGAGCGGCTATTGGCCTATGCGTCGGGGGCGTTGAGCGCGCCAGAGGCCGTCGTGGTGGCCGCCCATCTGGCCCTGCGCCCCGCCAACGACGCCTGGGTGCGAGAGTTGCAGGCGGTCGGTGGCGCATTCCTGGACGACGCCTCGCCCGCCGCCCTGTCCCCGGATGCGCTGGCGCACGCCCTGGCGCGGATCGAGACGGATGCGGGCGCGGTCAGGTCGCCCGCTCCCCTGAACGACATGCCCGAACTGCCCGAGCCGCTTCGCCGCTATGCGCTCGGCCCCTGGCGCTGGATCGGGCTGGGAATGCGGGTTCGCGACGTCCATGCGCCGCGCGACGGCGACTGCCGCGTCATTCTGTTGCGGATCGAACCGGGGCGCGAGACGCCGAAACACACCCACGGCGGGGTCGAACTGACCTGCGTCATCTCCGGCGCCTACGCCACTGAGACGCAGCGGTTCGATGTCGGCGATCTTGAAGAAGCGAACGACGACGTGCTGCACCAGCCGCGTGTCGTGTCAGACGAGGCCTGTCTGTGCGTGGTCGCCCTGGACGGACAGATCAAGCTGGACGGCTGGTTGGGCAGGCTGATGCAGCCTTTCGTTCGCCTGTGA
- a CDS encoding sigma-70 family RNA polymerase sigma factor, with the protein MTRSDAPLDPRLHDQMIEAIALRRDRAAFACLFEYFAPRLKAWLIKSGATPGAAEDFAQDAMLTVWRKADLFDGRKARAATWIFTIARNRRLDILRRDARPLPTPEIELAGDDVLRPDELLSMSQDADRVRDALARLSPEHVEVLRLAFFVDSSHSEIARQLDLPLGTVKSRIRNAMTKLRLILAPSEEASR; encoded by the coding sequence ATGACCCGCTCCGACGCTCCGCTGGATCCCCGGCTGCATGATCAGATGATTGAGGCCATCGCGCTTCGTCGCGACCGGGCGGCCTTCGCCTGTTTGTTCGAATATTTCGCGCCGCGCCTTAAGGCCTGGCTGATCAAGTCCGGGGCCACGCCAGGCGCGGCTGAGGACTTCGCCCAGGACGCCATGCTGACGGTGTGGCGCAAGGCCGACCTGTTTGATGGGCGCAAGGCGCGGGCGGCGACCTGGATCTTCACCATCGCGCGCAATCGCCGCCTGGACATTCTGCGCCGCGACGCCCGGCCGCTGCCGACGCCGGAGATCGAGCTGGCCGGCGACGACGTGCTGCGGCCGGACGAGCTTTTGTCGATGTCGCAGGATGCGGATCGGGTGCGTGACGCCCTGGCGCGCCTGAGCCCCGAACATGTGGAGGTGCTGCGTCTGGCCTTCTTCGTCGACAGTTCTCACTCCGAAATCGCGCGCCAGCTGGATTTGCCGCTGGGCACCGTGAAATCCCGCATTCGAAACGCCATGACCAAGCTTCGCCTGATCCTTGCCCCGTCCGAGGAGGCGTCGCGATGA
- a CDS encoding FAD-dependent oxidoreductase produces MSFPPARSPFEPLKIAVVGSGVAALSCAWLLSQKHRVTVFEKADRLGGHTNTVTAAVPSGEIAVDTGFICFNDATYPNLIALFAHLGIEARATDMSFAVSLDDGQFEYAAPGLFAQRRNALRPRFWSMLTEILRFYREAPRDLAGLNDPSLTLGDYLKREGFSEAFRDDHLLPMAAAIWSSPAHTLMDYPAESFIRFCGNHGLLKLVGRPMWRTVEGGSRVYVEHLARALKDIRLDHGVVSIRRTHEGVIVHDAHGGVERFDHVIIGAHGDQALAMLDQPTSAEQSLLGAFRYSRNLTVLHTDASLMPRRRRAWASWNYIGADDGLCVTYWMNRLQGLTGDDLFVTLNPPRPPRPDTLLRSEIYEHPIFDPAAVAAQKQLWSLQGQGGVWFCGAHFGAGFHEDGLQSGLAVAEQLGGVRRPWTVENESGRISLTANPAPRLDYAA; encoded by the coding sequence ATGTCCTTTCCGCCCGCAAGATCGCCGTTCGAACCGTTGAAGATCGCCGTGGTCGGCTCGGGCGTCGCCGCCTTGTCCTGCGCCTGGCTGCTGTCACAGAAACACCGCGTCACGGTGTTCGAGAAGGCGGATCGACTGGGCGGTCATACCAATACGGTCACGGCGGCCGTGCCGTCAGGCGAGATTGCGGTGGACACCGGCTTCATCTGTTTCAACGACGCCACCTATCCCAATCTGATCGCGCTGTTCGCGCATTTGGGGATCGAGGCCCGCGCCACCGATATGTCCTTCGCCGTGTCGCTGGACGATGGACAGTTCGAATATGCCGCCCCAGGGCTGTTCGCCCAGCGTCGCAATGCGCTGAGACCACGATTCTGGTCGATGCTGACCGAAATCCTGCGTTTCTATCGCGAAGCGCCGCGTGATCTGGCCGGGTTGAACGATCCATCCCTGACACTGGGCGACTATTTGAAACGTGAGGGCTTCAGCGAGGCGTTTCGCGACGACCACCTGCTGCCGATGGCGGCCGCCATCTGGTCTTCCCCGGCCCATACATTGATGGATTATCCGGCTGAGTCCTTTATCCGCTTCTGCGGCAATCACGGCCTGCTGAAGCTGGTGGGCCGCCCGATGTGGCGTACGGTCGAGGGCGGCAGCCGGGTCTATGTGGAACACTTGGCCCGCGCGCTTAAGGACATTCGGCTGGACCATGGCGTCGTCTCGATCCGCCGCACCCACGAGGGCGTGATCGTTCATGATGCCCACGGCGGCGTGGAAAGGTTCGACCACGTCATCATCGGCGCCCACGGGGACCAGGCGCTGGCCATGCTGGATCAGCCCACGTCCGCCGAGCAATCACTGCTGGGGGCTTTCCGCTACAGCCGCAATCTGACCGTGCTGCATACAGACGCCTCCTTGATGCCACGCCGACGCCGCGCCTGGGCCAGCTGGAACTACATCGGGGCGGATGACGGTCTGTGCGTCACCTATTGGATGAACAGGCTGCAGGGCCTGACGGGCGACGACCTGTTCGTCACCCTCAATCCGCCGCGCCCGCCGCGCCCCGACACCCTGTTGCGTAGCGAGATTTACGAGCATCCAATCTTCGATCCGGCCGCGGTCGCCGCCCAAAAGCAGTTGTGGAGCCTGCAAGGGCAGGGGGGCGTCTGGTTCTGCGGCGCGCACTTCGGCGCCGGTTTCCATGAGGACGGCCTGCAGTCCGGCCTCGCCGTGGCCGAACAGCTTGGCGGTGTGCGCCGGCCCTGGACGGTCGAAAACGAGAGCGGCCGCATCTCGTTGACCGCCAACCCGGCCCCGCGTCTGGATTACGCGGCATGA
- a CDS encoding DUF1365 family protein: MSQASALYRGRVMHRRLRPKVHQLDYRVFWLFLDLVEIDAIARRLRLFSRNRFNLLSFNDHDYGDGSGDLRPQVLAWLARAGIDIGDGPVRLLTMPRVLGYVFNPISLYYCHHTDGRLAAMVYEVTSTFGVRHAYVIPVPTADQAKGVIRQGAAKALYVSPFMGMEMDYRFRGHTPDDQLNMTIDGLDAEGVLITAAIQAQRQPLTDRAIATVTAAIPLMTLKVMAAIHWEAFKLWFKGVGLTHQPPPAQTPITYQETSEESRLGR; encoded by the coding sequence ATGAGCCAGGCTTCAGCCCTCTATCGCGGGCGGGTCATGCACCGTCGGCTGCGGCCGAAAGTCCACCAGTTGGACTACCGCGTCTTCTGGCTTTTTCTGGACCTGGTCGAGATCGACGCCATTGCCCGACGACTGCGTCTTTTCTCGCGCAATCGCTTCAACCTGCTGTCTTTCAACGACCATGATTATGGCGACGGATCCGGCGATCTTAGACCCCAGGTTCTGGCGTGGCTGGCGCGGGCCGGGATCGACATCGGCGACGGGCCGGTCCGCCTGTTAACCATGCCTCGGGTCCTGGGCTACGTCTTCAATCCGATCAGCCTCTACTACTGCCATCATACAGACGGCCGGTTGGCGGCCATGGTCTATGAGGTCACCAGCACATTCGGTGTGCGTCACGCCTATGTCATTCCCGTGCCGACCGCCGATCAGGCGAAGGGCGTGATCCGACAGGGCGCCGCCAAGGCGCTCTATGTCTCGCCATTCATGGGCATGGAGATGGACTATCGGTTTCGCGGCCATACGCCCGATGATCAGCTCAACATGACTATCGACGGCCTGGACGCCGAAGGCGTTCTGATCACCGCCGCCATACAGGCTCAACGCCAACCGCTGACCGACCGCGCCATCGCAACGGTCACGGCTGCGATCCCTCTCATGACGCTCAAGGTCATGGCCGCAATCCACTGGGAAGCGTTCAAACTCTGGTTCAAAGGCGTTGGCCTGACGCACCAACCGCCGCCGGCTCAAACACCGATCACATACCAAGAGACGTCTGAGGAAAGCCGGCTAGGCCGTTGA